From Ancylobacter pratisalsi, one genomic window encodes:
- the uvrA gene encoding excinuclease ABC subunit UvrA, with product MKDRVEPLPRRDARSISIRGAREHNLKNVDLEIPRDSLVVFTGLSGSGKSSLAFDTIYAEGQRRYVESLSAYARQFLEMMQKPDVDQIDGLSPAISIEQKTTSKNPRSTVGTVTEIYDYMRLLWARVGVPYSPATGLPIESQTVSQMVDRVLALPERTRLYLLAPVVRGRKGEYRKELADFQKKGFQRVKINGEFHEIADAPALDKKFKHDIDVVVDRLVVHPDMASRLADSFETALGLADGIAVIEFADEKEANGEARRIVFSEKFACPVSGFTISEIEPRLFSFNNPFGACPVCDGLGHESKIDPELVVPDKARSLKQGALAPWAKSSSPYYGQTLDALARHYGFKLTVSWNELPAKAQEVILYGSGTEAIRFVYDDGMRAYETSKTFEGIVTNLERRWRETESDWAREEIGKYFSAVPCAACHGYRLKPEALAVKIAGQHIGQAAQLSVRHALEWFGTLPAQLTDKQNEIAVRILKEIRERLAFLLDVGLDYLTLARASGTLSGGESQRIRLASQIGSGLTGVLYVLDEPSIGLHQRDNERLLGTLKRLRDLGNTVVVVEHDEDAILAADHVVDVGPGAGVHGGRIVAQGTPAEILANPNSLTGQYLTGAMSVPVPKRRKPDRKRMLRVVNARANNLKNVTAEIPLGLFTAVTGVSGGGKSTLLVDTLYKAVARRLNGASEPPLPHDGLEGLEHLDKVIDIDQSPIGRTPRSNPATYTGAFTPIREWFSGLPEAKARGYGPGRFSFNVKGGRCEACQGDGVIKIEMHFLPDVYVTCDVCKGKRYNRETLEVTFKNKSIADVLDMTVEEGASFFKAVPAVREKLETLSRVGLDYIKVGQQANTLSGGEAQRVKLSKELSRRATGRTLYILDEPTTGLHFHDVAKLLEVLHELVEQGNTVVVIEHNLEVIKTADWVIDLGPEGGDGGGEIVAAGPPEVIAKSERSHTGRFLADVLARRPMKPRNAAE from the coding sequence ATGAAGGATCGCGTGGAGCCTTTGCCGCGCCGTGATGCCCGTTCGATATCGATCCGGGGCGCGCGCGAGCACAATCTGAAGAATGTCGATCTCGAAATCCCGCGCGACAGCCTTGTCGTTTTCACCGGGCTTTCGGGCTCGGGTAAGTCCTCGCTCGCCTTCGACACCATCTATGCCGAGGGACAGCGGCGCTATGTGGAGAGCCTCTCCGCCTATGCGCGCCAGTTCCTGGAGATGATGCAGAAGCCGGATGTCGACCAGATCGACGGCCTGTCCCCGGCAATCTCGATCGAACAGAAGACCACCTCGAAGAACCCGCGCTCGACCGTCGGCACCGTTACCGAGATTTACGACTACATGCGCCTGCTCTGGGCGCGCGTCGGCGTACCCTATTCGCCGGCGACCGGCCTGCCGATCGAAAGCCAGACCGTCAGTCAGATGGTCGACCGTGTGCTGGCGCTGCCCGAGCGCACCCGGCTTTATCTGCTGGCTCCCGTGGTGCGCGGGCGCAAAGGCGAGTACCGCAAGGAGCTGGCTGATTTCCAGAAGAAGGGCTTCCAGCGGGTCAAGATCAACGGCGAGTTCCATGAGATCGCCGACGCGCCGGCGCTCGACAAGAAGTTCAAGCACGACATCGACGTGGTCGTGGACCGGCTCGTCGTGCATCCCGACATGGCGAGCCGGCTTGCCGACAGCTTCGAAACCGCACTGGGCCTTGCCGACGGCATCGCGGTGATCGAGTTCGCCGACGAGAAGGAAGCCAATGGCGAGGCGCGCCGCATCGTCTTCTCGGAAAAGTTCGCCTGCCCGGTTTCGGGCTTCACGATCTCCGAGATCGAGCCGCGGCTGTTTTCCTTCAACAATCCCTTCGGCGCCTGCCCGGTGTGCGACGGGCTCGGCCATGAGAGCAAGATCGACCCCGAGCTGGTGGTGCCGGACAAGGCCCGCTCCCTGAAGCAGGGGGCGCTGGCGCCGTGGGCGAAATCTTCCTCACCCTATTACGGCCAGACGCTGGATGCGCTCGCCCGCCATTACGGCTTCAAGCTCACCGTGTCGTGGAACGAGCTGCCCGCCAAGGCGCAGGAGGTCATCCTCTACGGCTCGGGCACCGAGGCGATCCGCTTCGTCTATGACGACGGCATGCGCGCCTACGAGACCTCGAAGACCTTCGAGGGCATCGTTACCAATCTGGAGCGGCGCTGGCGGGAAACCGAGAGTGACTGGGCGCGCGAGGAGATCGGCAAGTATTTCTCCGCGGTGCCCTGCGCCGCCTGCCATGGTTACCGGCTCAAGCCCGAGGCGCTGGCCGTGAAGATCGCGGGACAGCACATCGGCCAGGCGGCTCAGCTGTCGGTGCGCCATGCACTGGAATGGTTCGGCACCCTGCCCGCACAGCTCACCGACAAGCAGAACGAGATCGCCGTCCGCATCCTCAAGGAGATCCGCGAACGGCTGGCCTTCCTGCTCGATGTCGGCCTGGATTATCTCACCCTGGCCCGGGCCTCGGGTACGTTGTCGGGTGGCGAGAGCCAGCGCATCCGCCTCGCCTCGCAGATCGGCTCGGGGCTTACCGGCGTGCTCTACGTGCTGGACGAGCCGTCCATCGGCCTGCACCAGCGCGACAATGAGCGCCTGCTCGGCACTCTCAAGCGGCTGCGTGATCTCGGCAATACCGTGGTGGTGGTCGAACACGACGAGGACGCCATCCTGGCCGCCGACCATGTGGTCGATGTCGGCCCCGGCGCGGGCGTGCATGGCGGGCGGATCGTCGCGCAGGGCACCCCCGCCGAGATTCTCGCCAATCCGAATTCGCTGACCGGCCAGTACCTCACCGGCGCGATGTCCGTGCCGGTACCCAAGCGCCGCAAGCCGGACCGCAAGCGGATGCTGCGCGTGGTCAATGCCCGCGCCAACAACCTCAAGAACGTTACCGCGGAAATTCCGCTCGGCCTGTTCACCGCCGTCACCGGCGTGTCGGGCGGCGGCAAGTCGACCCTGCTCGTCGATACGCTCTACAAGGCGGTCGCGCGCCGGCTCAATGGCGCCTCGGAACCGCCCCTGCCCCATGACGGGCTGGAGGGGCTGGAACATCTCGACAAGGTGATCGACATCGACCAGTCGCCGATCGGGCGCACCCCGCGCTCGAACCCGGCCACCTATACCGGCGCCTTCACCCCGATCCGCGAATGGTTCTCCGGCCTGCCGGAGGCCAAGGCGCGCGGCTACGGGCCGGGGCGGTTCTCCTTCAACGTGAAGGGCGGACGCTGCGAGGCGTGCCAGGGCGATGGCGTCATCAAGATCGAGATGCACTTTCTCCCCGACGTCTACGTCACCTGCGATGTCTGCAAGGGCAAGCGCTACAACCGCGAGACTCTCGAGGTCACCTTCAAGAACAAGTCGATCGCCGACGTCCTCGACATGACGGTCGAGGAAGGCGCGAGTTTCTTCAAGGCGGTGCCGGCGGTGCGCGAGAAGCTGGAGACGCTGTCGCGTGTCGGGCTCGACTACATCAAGGTCGGCCAGCAGGCGAACACGCTCTCGGGCGGCGAGGCGCAGCGGGTGAAGCTCTCAAAGGAACTGTCGCGACGCGCCACCGGTCGCACGCTCTACATTCTGGACGAGCCGACCACGGGCCTGCATTTCCACGATGTCGCCAAGCTGCTCGAAGTGCTTCACGAGCTGGTCGAGCAGGGCAATACGGTGGTGGTGATCGAGCATAATCTCGAAGTCATCAAGACCGCTGACTGGGTGATCGATCTCGGCCCGGAAGGCGGCGACGGGGGCGGCGAGATCGTCGCGGCCGGACCGCCGGAGGTGATCGCCAAGAGCGAGCGCAGCCATACCGGGCGCTTCCTCGCCGATGTGCTGGCGCGCCGGCCCATGAAGCCGCGCAACGCGGCGGAATAG
- a CDS encoding septal ring lytic transglycosylase RlpA family protein — protein sequence MRRVVVAAFATGAVFVAFGDAALAGKKAEVATSGMASYYGYSGRTANGERHSAKAMTAAHRSLPFGTKVRVTNVSNGRSVVLRINDRGPFVRGRIIDVSTSAAEILGFRKRGVAKVEIAVVD from the coding sequence ATGAGACGGGTCGTCGTCGCGGCGTTCGCGACGGGGGCCGTTTTCGTCGCCTTCGGGGATGCGGCGCTGGCCGGTAAGAAGGCGGAAGTCGCGACGAGCGGAATGGCCTCCTACTATGGCTATAGCGGCCGCACCGCGAATGGCGAGCGCCACAGCGCCAAGGCGATGACGGCGGCGCATCGCTCGCTGCCCTTCGGCACCAAGGTGCGTGTCACCAATGTCTCGAACGGACGTTCTGTCGTGCTGCGGATCAATGATCGCGGCCCGTTCGTGCGCGGCCGCATCATCGATGTATCGACCTCGGCCGCCGAAATCCTCGGCTTCCGCAAGCGCGGTGTCGCCAAGGTGGAAATCGCGGTCGTCGACTGA
- a CDS encoding GNAT family acetyltransferase, producing the protein MSFLIRIVFAVAACAIMVVAAVLLVYAPYSAIEESLSGGRPVSHTLFSAVGYLIVAIALFDVAKYFFEEEVPAQRERRTAADARRGLTKFISTIIIAVFLEALVLVFETSRENVSDIVYPALLMGAGCVTLISLGLFQRLSASVEKDIGPEPESGTEPPLMDSNEPGPLASGPANR; encoded by the coding sequence ATGAGTTTTCTCATTCGAATCGTTTTCGCCGTCGCCGCCTGCGCGATCATGGTCGTGGCCGCCGTGCTGCTGGTTTACGCCCCCTACAGCGCGATCGAGGAGAGCCTGAGCGGCGGGCGGCCGGTTTCACACACGCTTTTCTCGGCGGTCGGCTACCTTATCGTGGCCATCGCTCTGTTCGATGTCGCCAAATACTTCTTCGAGGAGGAAGTGCCGGCCCAGCGCGAACGTCGCACCGCGGCCGATGCGCGGCGAGGCCTGACCAAGTTCATCTCCACCATCATCATCGCGGTGTTCCTGGAGGCGCTGGTGCTGGTTTTCGAGACCTCGCGCGAGAATGTGTCGGATATCGTCTATCCGGCGCTGCTCATGGGGGCGGGTTGCGTGACGCTGATCTCGCTCGGCCTGTTTCAACGGCTGAGCGCATCTGTGGAGAAAGACATCGGTCCGGAACCCGAGTCCGGTACAGAGCCGCCTTTGATGGACAGTAATGAGCCCGGCCCGCTTGCGTCCGGTCCGGCAAATCGCTAG
- a CDS encoding tyrosine-protein kinase family protein yields the protein MLQGLRPGIGFARRHLLAPVLAGALVAGAAHQLIEPRFTSEARISAEGRHAGTAASRAQIIGSREFARQVLADAAPGESTLADRLVPDDAGRRLVDAIGLGEPAASRESLALRAIEAGLIVRPLDDGKTAIGFTSADPRLSADVANAFATAYLKLRKEKAAFNMDPNGPISTAARIAASAAPAPLPMSPSPLVLALGLGLAALVGGFGLQTLLRRRERTAPVPEPTHMPLTAPQSETQHLPWIGGEMAGDYPDDGHLVPRRRLSRDGELADLSRLIELRGDAARLVVVTGPTPDEGIARCALALGRSLASAGRRVVIVCLDVTATPLDSLTEDPRAPGLTDLLFGVASFSDAIHRENASRCHVIPPGRGAREADGLVAADRLPLILGALIQTYDHVVLVAPPLGITEGAADIAALGPTLILVTQPGGPATEAVRAFDSLADAGFGDIAMVTFTVPVYGPPMREAA from the coding sequence GTGCTCCAAGGACTCCGGCCCGGAATTGGCTTTGCCCGCCGTCATCTTCTCGCCCCGGTGCTGGCCGGTGCCCTGGTTGCCGGCGCCGCGCATCAGCTTATCGAGCCGCGCTTCACCTCCGAGGCGCGGATCTCCGCCGAGGGGCGCCACGCTGGCACGGCCGCGAGCCGGGCGCAGATCATCGGTTCGCGCGAATTCGCCCGGCAGGTGCTGGCCGATGCCGCGCCCGGCGAGAGCACGCTCGCGGACCGGCTGGTGCCGGACGATGCCGGCCGGCGTCTGGTGGATGCCATTGGTCTTGGCGAACCCGCGGCCTCGCGGGAATCGCTGGCGCTTCGCGCGATCGAAGCGGGCCTGATCGTTCGCCCGCTCGACGATGGAAAGACCGCGATCGGCTTCACCTCGGCCGACCCTCGCCTTTCCGCCGACGTCGCCAACGCCTTCGCTACCGCCTACCTCAAGCTGAGGAAGGAAAAGGCCGCGTTCAACATGGACCCTAACGGGCCGATTTCGACCGCCGCGCGTATCGCCGCCAGCGCCGCGCCCGCCCCCCTGCCGATGTCGCCGAGCCCTCTCGTGCTGGCGCTGGGCCTTGGCCTTGCCGCACTGGTCGGCGGCTTCGGCCTGCAGACGCTGCTGCGCCGGCGCGAGCGGACGGCACCGGTGCCCGAGCCGACCCATATGCCGCTGACCGCGCCGCAGAGCGAAACCCAGCATCTGCCCTGGATCGGCGGCGAGATGGCCGGCGACTATCCCGATGACGGGCACCTGGTGCCGCGCCGCCGGCTGTCGCGCGATGGCGAACTGGCGGACCTTTCCCGGCTGATTGAACTGCGCGGGGATGCGGCCCGCCTGGTGGTGGTGACAGGGCCGACACCGGACGAGGGCATTGCCCGCTGCGCGCTCGCCCTTGGCCGCTCGCTGGCCAGTGCCGGGCGCCGTGTGGTGATCGTCTGCCTTGATGTGACGGCGACACCGCTCGATTCGCTGACCGAGGACCCGCGCGCGCCCGGCCTGACCGACCTGCTGTTCGGGGTCGCCAGCTTCTCCGATGCGATCCATCGCGAAAATGCCTCGCGCTGCCACGTGATTCCGCCCGGACGCGGCGCCCGCGAGGCGGACGGGCTGGTGGCGGCCGACCGCCTGCCGCTGATTCTGGGTGCCCTGATCCAGACCTACGACCATGTTGTGCTGGTCGCCCCGCCTCTCGGCATAACCGAGGGAGCGGCCGATATCGCCGCGCTGGGGCCGACGCTGATCCTCGTCACCCAGCCCGGCGGACCGGCAACGGAAGCCGTGCGCGCCTTCGACAGCCTTGCCGATGCCGGCTTCGGCGACATCGCCATGGTGACGTTCACGGTGCCGGTCTACGGCCCGCCAATGCGCGAAGCGGCGTGA
- a CDS encoding DUF2842 domain-containing protein: MSAASSGLSPRLRKFIGTVLMVLLVLVWALGAMALAQGRVTVLPGYLQFVAYVILGIGWILPAGVLVRWMQKHDRRQETL; this comes from the coding sequence ATGAGTGCCGCCTCTTCCGGCCTGTCGCCGCGCCTGCGCAAGTTCATCGGCACGGTACTGATGGTCCTGCTGGTTCTGGTCTGGGCCCTCGGCGCCATGGCTCTGGCACAGGGGCGCGTCACTGTCCTGCCCGGCTACCTGCAGTTCGTGGCCTATGTGATTCTCGGCATTGGCTGGATCCTGCCCGCCGGGGTCCTCGTGCGCTGGATGCAGAAACACGACCGGCGGCAGGAAACGCTTTAG
- a CDS encoding nitroreductase family protein: MNRPEHHHSHPAPPSGAPPAEPLWIAPLETMLARLESRRSSPLRGLAEPGPTPAELARLLGLAARVPDHGRLAPWRFIVVEGEARRELGQRLDALYARQNPELPPAKADMWTLYMLRAPVTVVLVSRPDPAAKVPEWNQVLSAGAAGMALTVGATALGFASQWLLKWPGRDHEAAALLGVAPGERVAGFIHIGRPSGVGADRPRPSLEEVVSVWRPDQPSTSNETP, encoded by the coding sequence ATGAACCGACCGGAACACCATCACAGCCACCCTGCCCCGCCTTCCGGCGCGCCTCCGGCGGAGCCGCTGTGGATCGCGCCGCTTGAGACCATGCTGGCCCGGCTCGAATCGCGGCGCTCATCCCCGCTGCGCGGCCTTGCCGAGCCCGGCCCGACGCCGGCGGAGCTGGCGCGCCTGCTGGGTCTGGCCGCACGCGTGCCGGATCACGGCCGGCTCGCGCCCTGGCGCTTCATCGTGGTCGAGGGCGAGGCCCGGCGCGAACTGGGCCAACGGCTCGACGCCCTTTATGCGCGGCAGAACCCGGAGCTACCCCCTGCCAAGGCTGACATGTGGACGCTCTACATGCTGCGCGCGCCCGTCACGGTGGTGCTGGTGAGCCGGCCTGACCCGGCGGCGAAGGTGCCGGAGTGGAACCAGGTGCTCTCCGCGGGCGCCGCCGGCATGGCGCTCACCGTCGGCGCCACCGCGCTCGGCTTTGCCAGCCAGTGGCTGCTGAAATGGCCGGGACGCGATCATGAGGCGGCGGCCCTTCTCGGCGTGGCGCCGGGGGAAAGGGTCGCCGGTTTCATCCATATCGGACGCCCTTCGGGCGTGGGCGCGGACCGGCCGCGCCCGTCGCTCGAAGAGGTGGTGAGCGTCTGGCGGCCGGATCAGCCCTCGACGTCGAACGAAACACCCTGA
- a CDS encoding integration host factor subunit alpha, producing the protein MAGRTITRADLCEAVYQRVGLSRTESASLVETVLSEIADCVARGETVKLSSFGSFVVRQKGERVGRNPKTGEEVPIAPRRVMVFKPSNILKQQINGAPTES; encoded by the coding sequence ATGGCGGGTCGTACCATCACGCGCGCGGATCTGTGCGAGGCCGTGTACCAGCGTGTGGGTCTGTCGCGTACGGAATCGGCGTCGCTGGTCGAAACCGTGCTGTCGGAGATCGCCGATTGCGTGGCGCGCGGGGAGACCGTGAAGCTCTCCTCCTTTGGTTCCTTCGTCGTGCGCCAGAAGGGCGAGCGCGTCGGCCGCAACCCGAAGACCGGCGAGGAGGTGCCGATCGCACCGCGCCGGGTGATGGTGTTCAAACCGTCCAATATTCTGAAGCAGCAGATTAACGGCGCCCCGACCGAATCGTGA
- the amaB gene encoding L-piperidine-6-carboxylate dehydrogenase: MTKSSAAIGAKSVAAEVAEVMRAVGVPDASWRNGTRATRSPITGEVIAHVAEASGDDVAGAVARSVAAFEAWRTVPAPRRGELVRLIGEELRAHKAELGHLVTLEAGKIVSEGLGEVQEMIDICDFAVGLSRQLYGLTIASERPGHRMMESWHPVGPVGIITAFNFPVAVWSWNAALALVCGNSVLWKPSEKTPLTALAVQALFERAVHAFGGAPEGLSQLLVGGADVGAALVDDSRVPVVSATGSTRMGRIVSERVARRFGRSILELGGNNAAIVCPSADLDLALRGIAFAAMGTAGQRCTSLRRLIVQEGVSDGFVPRLAKAYGSVSIGDPREAGTLIGPLVDAAAYEGMQKALEAARAAGATIHGGERVLADVWPDAYYVRPALVEIDEQVEIVTHETFAPILYVLRSAGLPESIKLQNGVPQGLSSSIFTNDLREAEAFLSAEGSDCGIANVNIGPSGAEIGGAFGGEKETGGGRESGSDAWKAYMRRATNTINFSRQLPLAQGVSFDVEG; this comes from the coding sequence ATGACCAAGAGCAGCGCAGCCATTGGGGCGAAATCAGTGGCCGCGGAGGTCGCCGAGGTGATGCGCGCGGTCGGCGTGCCCGATGCCAGCTGGCGCAATGGCACGCGGGCGACGCGCTCGCCCATCACCGGTGAGGTCATCGCCCATGTCGCGGAGGCATCCGGCGACGATGTTGCCGGTGCGGTCGCGCGCTCGGTGGCCGCTTTCGAGGCCTGGCGCACGGTGCCCGCCCCCCGGCGCGGCGAGCTGGTGCGTCTGATCGGCGAGGAACTGCGCGCCCACAAGGCGGAACTGGGTCACCTCGTGACGCTGGAGGCGGGCAAGATCGTCTCCGAGGGTCTCGGCGAGGTTCAGGAGATGATCGATATCTGCGACTTCGCGGTCGGTCTCTCGCGCCAGCTCTACGGCCTCACCATCGCCTCCGAACGTCCCGGTCACCGGATGATGGAGAGCTGGCATCCGGTGGGGCCGGTGGGCATCATCACCGCCTTCAATTTCCCCGTCGCGGTGTGGTCCTGGAACGCGGCGCTGGCGCTGGTCTGCGGCAACAGCGTGCTGTGGAAGCCCTCGGAGAAGACCCCGCTCACTGCGCTCGCCGTGCAGGCGCTGTTCGAGCGCGCGGTGCACGCCTTTGGTGGCGCGCCGGAAGGGCTGTCGCAGCTGCTGGTCGGCGGTGCCGATGTCGGTGCGGCGCTGGTGGACGATAGCCGCGTGCCGGTGGTGTCGGCCACGGGCTCCACGCGCATGGGCCGGATCGTCAGCGAGCGCGTGGCGCGGCGTTTCGGGCGTTCCATTCTGGAACTGGGCGGCAACAACGCCGCGATCGTCTGCCCCTCGGCGGATCTCGATCTCGCGCTGCGCGGCATCGCGTTCGCGGCGATGGGCACGGCAGGCCAGCGCTGCACCTCGCTGCGCCGTCTCATCGTTCAGGAAGGGGTGAGCGACGGCTTCGTGCCGCGCCTCGCCAAGGCCTACGGCTCGGTGAGCATCGGGGACCCGCGCGAGGCCGGAACGCTGATCGGCCCGCTGGTCGATGCCGCCGCCTATGAGGGCATGCAGAAGGCGCTGGAAGCCGCCCGCGCCGCCGGAGCCACGATCCATGGCGGCGAGCGCGTTCTCGCCGACGTCTGGCCCGACGCCTATTATGTGCGCCCGGCGCTGGTCGAGATCGACGAGCAGGTCGAGATCGTCACCCACGAGACATTCGCGCCGATTCTCTACGTGCTGCGCAGCGCCGGCCTTCCCGAATCGATCAAGCTGCAGAACGGCGTGCCGCAGGGGCTGTCGTCCTCCATCTTCACCAACGATCTGCGTGAGGCCGAGGCCTTCCTCTCGGCGGAAGGCTCTGACTGCGGCATCGCCAATGTGAATATCGGCCCGTCCGGCGCCGAGATCGGCGGCGCATTCGGCGGCGAGAAGGAGACCGGGGGCGGACGCGAGTCCGGCTCGGATGCGTGGAAGGCCTATATGCGACGGGCCACCAACACGATCAATTTCTCCCGCCAGCTGCCGCTCGCTCAGGGTGTTTCGTTCGACGTCGAGGGCTGA
- a CDS encoding COX15/CtaA family protein encodes MRPVRVWLYAVAALIVLMVVVGGATRLTESGLSITEWKPVTGALPPLSEGAWQVEFDKYRQIPQYQQVNRGMSLDEFKYIFWWEWGHRLLGRLIGFVFLIPFLFFLWRGLIDRALGWKLAGLFVLGGLQGAVGWWMVASGLVNRVDVSQYRLASHLTLACLILAATVAVAVSLKPLRRPEVAPHWLRGYSRLLFAVVVLQIFLGGLVAGLDAGLTYTTWPLMDGHLVPPIENLLVQQPVWRNFFENVLTVQFNHRLVAYLLLALALGHWLSARRARGMVARRALVLLVLVCAQASLGIMTLIHQVPLDIALAHQFGATIVLIAATVNLVRINEAT; translated from the coding sequence ATGAGGCCGGTGCGGGTGTGGCTGTACGCCGTGGCGGCGCTGATTGTGCTGATGGTCGTGGTCGGTGGTGCGACGCGGCTCACGGAATCGGGGCTCTCGATCACGGAATGGAAGCCGGTGACCGGCGCCCTGCCGCCGCTCAGCGAGGGCGCCTGGCAGGTCGAGTTCGACAAGTACCGGCAGATCCCGCAATACCAGCAGGTCAACCGGGGCATGAGCCTCGACGAGTTTAAGTACATTTTCTGGTGGGAATGGGGGCACCGCCTGCTGGGGCGGCTTATCGGGTTCGTGTTCCTGATCCCGTTCCTGTTCTTTCTCTGGCGCGGGTTGATCGACCGCGCGCTTGGCTGGAAGCTCGCCGGCCTTTTCGTGCTGGGCGGCCTGCAGGGCGCAGTCGGCTGGTGGATGGTCGCTTCGGGCCTGGTGAACCGGGTGGATGTCAGCCAGTACCGGCTCGCGAGCCATCTGACGCTGGCCTGCCTGATCCTGGCGGCGACGGTCGCCGTCGCGGTGTCGCTGAAGCCGCTGCGCCGGCCCGAGGTGGCGCCGCACTGGCTGCGCGGCTATTCCCGGTTGCTGTTCGCCGTCGTCGTCTTGCAGATTTTCCTCGGCGGGCTGGTCGCCGGCCTCGACGCCGGGCTGACCTACACCACCTGGCCGCTGATGGACGGGCACCTGGTGCCGCCAATCGAAAATCTGCTGGTGCAGCAACCCGTTTGGCGGAATTTCTTCGAGAACGTTCTCACCGTGCAGTTCAACCATCGGCTCGTGGCCTACCTGCTCCTGGCGCTGGCGCTGGGGCACTGGCTCAGCGCCCGGCGGGCGCGGGGCATGGTGGCAAGGCGCGCCCTGGTGCTGCTGGTGCTGGTGTGCGCGCAGGCTTCTCTCGGCATCATGACGCTGATCCACCAGGTGCCGCTGGATATCGCGCTTGCCCACCAGTTCGGGGCCACGATCGTGCTGATCGCGGCCACGGTGAATCTGGTGCGGATCAACGAAGCGACCTGA
- a CDS encoding MerR family transcriptional regulator, with product MEKGPDAFRTISEVAEDLDLPQHVLRFWETRFPQIRPLKRGGGRRYYRPDDIELLRGIRHLLYSEGYTIRGVQRILKEEGPRYVQAIWRDVEAAAMEEVAFEEDDAERLAHDPVDAGHPGRGRDDEPPRGGALTGLLNLLPSRPREAEPELSARRGSKRRGGDSEPDYLELPLLPDLAPQNRPPRDMPERTAVERAPAPVDVPPPEARQEPRSAFPFRAVAPETAPEADEDFADDYTEDYTPEPVRAEVASPETAPRPMQLRPVDDPLESAASGLSADQVQRLKATLYELQECRRLLDAARSRND from the coding sequence GTGGAGAAAGGCCCTGACGCCTTCCGCACGATCAGCGAGGTGGCCGAGGATCTCGACCTGCCGCAGCACGTGCTGCGTTTCTGGGAAACCCGCTTTCCCCAGATCCGTCCGCTGAAGCGCGGCGGCGGGCGGCGCTATTACCGCCCCGACGATATCGAGCTGCTGCGCGGCATCCGCCACCTGCTCTATTCGGAAGGCTATACGATCCGCGGCGTACAGCGCATCCTCAAGGAAGAAGGGCCGCGCTACGTCCAGGCGATCTGGCGTGATGTCGAAGCGGCGGCGATGGAGGAGGTGGCGTTCGAGGAGGACGACGCCGAGCGCCTCGCCCATGACCCGGTCGACGCCGGCCATCCGGGACGCGGAAGGGACGATGAGCCGCCGCGCGGCGGTGCGCTGACAGGCCTGCTCAACCTGCTGCCCTCGCGTCCGCGCGAGGCCGAGCCGGAGTTGTCGGCACGTCGTGGCTCCAAGCGTCGCGGAGGCGACAGCGAGCCGGACTATCTCGAACTGCCCCTGTTGCCGGACCTCGCCCCGCAGAACCGGCCGCCGCGTGACATGCCCGAGCGCACGGCGGTGGAGCGCGCGCCCGCGCCGGTCGACGTGCCGCCGCCGGAAGCACGCCAGGAGCCGCGTTCGGCCTTCCCGTTCCGCGCCGTCGCGCCGGAAACCGCGCCGGAGGCGGACGAGGATTTCGCCGACGACTACACCGAGGACTACACGCCCGAACCGGTGCGTGCCGAGGTTGCCAGTCCGGAGACGGCGCCGCGCCCGATGCAGCTGCGTCCGGTCGACGATCCCTTGGAATCGGCCGCGTCGGGGCTGTCGGCGGACCAGGTCCAGCGCCTGAAGGCGACGCTTTACGAGCTTCAGGAGTGCCGGCGCCTGCTCGACGCGGCGCGCTCGCGGAACGACTGA